A genome region from Hydrogenoanaerobacterium saccharovorans includes the following:
- a CDS encoding uroporphyrinogen decarboxylase family protein produces MTGYERITAVINGKKTDRVPMMLHNFMAAAGEAGMSMGEYRRSPQNIAKAHIAAARKYGLDGILLDIDTCMEADAIGVPIDFPDDEPARAIGAASKDIDALIELMTPDKLLKNDRIKIMLEAVYLIKKEVGNDLLVRGNCDQMAFSLAMLSYGMSDFMADLLDEDCEEKILQLIDRAYAVHLEYHKLMHQAGADLTSFGDSSCGPDLISRDCYMKFSYPFQKRLQQDLEKMNIKTVCHICGNLDNIIEDVAEIRFSAIEVDYKTNIHNAAKVLDGKSVMFGPIDPSGVFYFGTPQRVAEETQKVLEAFDGKRLVIGAGCALPTGTPKANIRAFTETVKNF; encoded by the coding sequence ATGACTGGTTACGAAAGAATAACGGCTGTTATAAACGGCAAAAAAACCGACCGCGTGCCGATGATGCTGCATAATTTTATGGCAGCAGCTGGTGAAGCAGGTATGTCGATGGGTGAATATCGCAGAAGCCCTCAAAATATTGCAAAAGCACATATCGCTGCGGCTCGCAAATACGGGCTTGATGGCATTCTTTTGGATATTGATACCTGTATGGAAGCAGATGCAATCGGGGTTCCCATCGATTTCCCCGATGACGAGCCTGCACGCGCAATCGGTGCTGCTTCAAAAGATATTGATGCACTCATAGAATTAATGACACCCGATAAACTGCTGAAAAACGACCGCATTAAAATTATGCTGGAGGCAGTTTATCTTATCAAAAAAGAAGTAGGCAACGACCTTTTGGTTCGCGGTAATTGTGACCAAATGGCATTTAGTCTTGCGATGCTAAGCTATGGCATGTCCGATTTTATGGCTGATTTGCTGGATGAAGATTGTGAAGAAAAAATTCTTCAGCTTATCGATCGCGCCTATGCGGTTCATTTGGAGTATCATAAACTGATGCATCAAGCGGGAGCAGATCTTACCAGTTTTGGCGACAGTTCCTGTGGCCCCGATCTTATCAGCCGTGATTGTTATATGAAATTTTCCTATCCATTTCAAAAGCGATTACAACAAGACTTGGAAAAAATGAATATCAAAACGGTGTGTCACATCTGCGGCAATCTGGATAACATCATAGAAGATGTTGCAGAAATTCGTTTTTCAGCAATTGAGGTGGATTATAAAACCAACATACACAATGCGGCTAAGGTACTTGATGGAAAATCTGTGATGTTCGGCCCAATTGACCCGTCGGGTGTTTTCTATTTTGGTACACCCCAAAGGGTTGCAGAAGAAACGCAAAAAGTTCTGGAAGCTTTTGACGGAAAGCGCTTGGTAATCGGTGCGGGGTGCGCACTTCCTACCGGAACCCCCAAAGCAAACATCCGTGCATTTACCGAAACAGTAAAGAATTTTTAA
- a CDS encoding substrate-binding domain-containing protein, protein MKKILALVLAALMVMSMASCGSPASSSAAPSESTPASDAPTESAPAKDLHFVYVSPLLAHPVWLLAKEGFDQACTELGIQGDWVGPQNISPEEMAKLIETAVAQKADAIITQGLVPAAPVKLATEAGIPVLVVDSDIPDVDRLAFFGKDVDIQAKLLLDAAEEKLGKDKPIKCSIQVAALNYQIAHDQIDAIKKAFEAHTAGFEVVNITESKSDKMKATTEWQNTFKAYPDVNLAINLAAEAGPACAKVVEEMGIGEKVAVYGVDDVEETLDLIRKGGLDGTVATSFYNYGYQAAYWLYQNITEGKKPKMILNDAGTIMITKDNVENYSDALKVKVDL, encoded by the coding sequence ATGAAAAAGATACTTGCTTTGGTTCTGGCAGCTTTAATGGTAATGTCAATGGCATCCTGCGGTTCGCCTGCATCGTCTTCTGCGGCACCTTCAGAATCCACCCCTGCTTCTGATGCACCTACCGAATCTGCCCCTGCAAAAGACCTGCATTTTGTTTATGTATCTCCTTTGCTTGCTCATCCGGTTTGGCTTCTTGCAAAAGAAGGCTTTGATCAGGCGTGCACAGAGCTTGGTATTCAGGGCGACTGGGTTGGTCCACAAAACATTTCCCCCGAAGAAATGGCAAAACTCATTGAAACAGCAGTTGCACAAAAAGCAGATGCCATTATCACCCAAGGTCTTGTCCCCGCTGCTCCTGTAAAACTTGCAACAGAAGCCGGCATACCTGTGCTGGTAGTTGACTCTGATATTCCGGATGTTGACAGACTTGCATTCTTCGGCAAAGATGTTGATATTCAAGCAAAACTTCTTTTGGATGCAGCCGAAGAAAAACTTGGTAAAGATAAGCCTATCAAATGCTCAATTCAAGTTGCAGCACTCAATTACCAAATTGCCCACGACCAGATTGATGCAATAAAGAAAGCATTTGAAGCGCATACTGCAGGCTTTGAGGTTGTAAACATTACCGAATCCAAATCTGACAAAATGAAAGCAACTACAGAATGGCAGAATACCTTTAAAGCCTATCCTGATGTAAACCTCGCAATCAATCTTGCCGCAGAAGCCGGCCCGGCATGTGCAAAAGTTGTGGAAGAAATGGGCATCGGTGAAAAAGTGGCTGTATATGGTGTTGACGATGTGGAAGAAACTCTTGATTTAATCCGCAAAGGCGGTTTGGACGGCACCGTTGCAACTTCCTTCTATAATTACGGCTATCAGGCAGCTTACTGGCTGTATCAAAACATTACCGAAGGCAAAAAGCCAAAGATGATTCTTAATGATGCCGGTACAATTATGATTACGAAGGATAATGTTGAAAACTATTCAGATGCTTTGAAAGTTAAAGTTGACCTGTAA
- a CDS encoding sugar ABC transporter ATP-binding protein, producing MNNTNTVLSVQNVTKKFLGTTALCNVSLKLYQNEILAVMGENGAGKSTLMKILSGSYPCAEYEGNIFLNEQMCRFNCPTDSENMGIAMIYQELNLELDLTVAENIMLGRLPLKKHRLIDWEQTKTIARSALDKLHADIDVNVTVRSLSPSMQQLVCIARALVRNPRILILDEPTSVLTETETQKLMNVLCELREQGISCIYISHKLDEVFEISDRMVILRDGQYISEYRKCDGYDSTKVIEDMIGRRLDVMYPTLEREIGKEMLRIEHFKVPHTFAIGKNIIDDVSFSLYRGEILGLAGLVGSGRSELINALFGIIPKTNGKVFLEGKEITINSPQDAKKYGIGLMTEDRKKNGFVGTMSICHNMTLTILKELKGLLLIDSKKERKRAKEYFDTLRVKAPSLDTRITSLSGGNQQKVILSKWLMTDLKVILLDEPTRGIDVGTKSEIYKLMLELSAKGICIIMISSEMPELVAMCDRFVVLGKGKVQKIMSKEEANEINLLKAASNT from the coding sequence TTGAATAATACGAATACTGTACTTTCAGTACAAAATGTAACCAAAAAATTCCTTGGAACAACTGCGCTGTGTAATGTATCTTTAAAGCTTTATCAAAACGAAATTCTCGCAGTGATGGGCGAGAACGGTGCAGGCAAATCTACGCTTATGAAAATTTTAAGCGGTTCTTATCCATGTGCTGAATATGAGGGAAATATTTTTCTCAATGAGCAGATGTGTCGATTCAACTGTCCTACTGATTCGGAGAATATGGGAATCGCTATGATTTATCAGGAGCTCAACCTTGAGCTCGATTTGACCGTGGCAGAAAATATTATGCTGGGCAGGCTCCCTTTAAAAAAACATAGACTTATTGATTGGGAACAGACTAAAACCATTGCCCGCTCTGCACTGGATAAACTGCATGCCGATATTGATGTGAATGTTACTGTTCGCAGTCTGAGTCCATCTATGCAACAACTGGTGTGTATTGCAAGAGCTTTGGTGCGCAACCCAAGAATTCTTATCCTTGACGAGCCAACTTCTGTGTTAACCGAAACCGAAACACAGAAACTTATGAATGTACTGTGCGAACTGCGCGAGCAGGGCATTTCATGCATTTATATATCTCATAAGTTGGATGAGGTTTTTGAAATCAGCGACCGCATGGTTATTTTGCGCGATGGTCAGTACATTAGTGAATATCGGAAGTGTGACGGTTATGACAGTACAAAAGTGATTGAGGATATGATTGGACGCCGTTTAGATGTAATGTACCCCACATTGGAACGCGAAATTGGCAAAGAGATGTTGCGCATAGAGCATTTCAAAGTACCGCACACCTTTGCAATAGGCAAAAACATCATAGATGACGTAAGCTTTTCATTGTACCGCGGTGAAATTCTTGGGCTTGCAGGGTTGGTTGGCTCGGGGCGATCTGAACTCATCAATGCACTGTTTGGCATTATACCCAAAACCAATGGCAAGGTTTTTCTTGAAGGCAAAGAAATTACAATCAACAGCCCGCAGGATGCAAAAAAATATGGCATAGGGCTGATGACGGAAGACCGCAAGAAAAACGGATTTGTCGGTACGATGTCTATCTGCCACAATATGACACTTACCATCTTAAAAGAGCTAAAAGGGCTGTTGCTGATAGATTCTAAAAAAGAGCGCAAGCGTGCCAAAGAGTATTTCGATACTTTGCGAGTTAAGGCGCCAAGCCTTGATACTCGTATTACCAGCCTCTCCGGCGGTAATCAGCAAAAGGTTATCTTATCCAAATGGCTCATGACAGACCTTAAAGTTATTTTGTTGGATGAACCTACTCGCGGTATCGATGTTGGAACCAAATCAGAAATTTATAAGCTGATGCTTGAACTTTCAGCAAAAGGAATCTGTATTATCATGATTTCATCTGAGATGCCCGAGCTGGTGGCTATGTGCGACCGATTTGTTGTACTTGGTAAAGGAAAAGTGCAAAAGATTATGAGTAAAGAAGAAGCAAATGAAATCAATTTACTCAAAGCAGCATCCAATACCTAA
- a CDS encoding ABC transporter permease produces the protein MSNQLQEKKKSSLESKFRWFIQKQESSIILATILYMAVVTCVNPVFISSGNLFNVLKTMGYTLITVVGMSFILITGGLDLSVGSVLALGGVITGMACKAGIPVAFAILLGVLTGVLIGFINGFIIVKAGIPPLIVTLGMQYVARGLVSVLTQGVPIYPLPDGLMKIDQLKILHIPMVVIVALAIAAIGHILLAYAPFGRAIYALGGNEEAARISGINTRLTKMMVYVITSTLAALAGIFMSARLGSAEAAAGTGYELTVICGAIIGGISTFGGMGSIVGATIGAFFMEVLTNSLTLMRISVYWQNLVVGVILVLAVLLDQYKRNIILKNSIKAKD, from the coding sequence ATGAGTAATCAATTACAAGAAAAGAAAAAATCAAGTTTAGAATCGAAATTTCGCTGGTTCATTCAAAAACAAGAGAGCAGTATTATCCTTGCAACCATACTTTATATGGCGGTAGTAACTTGTGTCAATCCTGTTTTCATTTCATCAGGCAACCTATTTAATGTACTCAAAACAATGGGGTATACCCTTATAACCGTTGTAGGTATGTCTTTTATACTGATTACCGGAGGATTGGATTTATCGGTTGGTTCAGTGCTTGCTCTTGGCGGTGTCATCACCGGTATGGCTTGCAAAGCAGGCATCCCTGTTGCTTTTGCAATTTTACTAGGTGTCTTAACCGGGGTTTTAATTGGATTTATCAATGGGTTTATTATTGTAAAAGCGGGTATTCCGCCGCTGATTGTAACACTTGGTATGCAGTATGTTGCAAGAGGGTTAGTTTCCGTTCTCACACAGGGTGTGCCTATCTATCCGCTGCCCGATGGTCTTATGAAAATCGATCAGCTTAAAATTTTACATATCCCTATGGTAGTTATTGTAGCATTGGCTATCGCCGCTATCGGTCACATCTTACTTGCCTATGCTCCGTTTGGTCGTGCCATTTATGCACTGGGCGGCAACGAAGAGGCGGCGCGTATTTCGGGTATTAATACAAGACTGACTAAAATGATGGTTTATGTAATTACTTCAACACTCGCGGCTTTAGCGGGAATATTTATGTCGGCAAGACTTGGTTCAGCAGAGGCCGCTGCGGGCACAGGCTATGAGTTAACGGTTATTTGCGGTGCAATTATAGGTGGTATTTCTACTTTTGGCGGTATGGGCTCTATTGTTGGCGCAACCATTGGTGCCTTTTTTATGGAGGTACTTACCAATTCGCTTACTCTTATGAGAATTTCGGTTTACTGGCAGAATTTAGTGGTAGGTGTTATCTTGGTGCTGGCAGTTTTACTTGACCAATACAAGAGAAATATTATTCTTAAAAACTCCATTAAAGCAAAAGATTAG
- a CDS encoding argininosuccinate synthase has product MKKYNKVVLAYSGGLDTSVIIPWLKENYGCEVIAVAADVGQGKELSGLEEKAIKTGASKLYIEDLKDVFAEEFIVPTIKAGAVYEGKYLLGTSFARPIIAKRLVEIAKTEGADAIAHGCTGKGNDQVRFELAIKAFAPDMAIIAPWRTWEIKSREDEIAYAEARGIPLPITKETNYSKDKNLWHLSHEGLDLEDPANEPDYNKEGFLEMSVSPENAPDKATYVTLSFEKGTPVALNDVKMKTADMIVKLNEIGGANGIGIIDMVENRLVGMKCRGVYETPGGTILYAAHKKLEELCLDRDTQHYKEQVAVKFSELVYYGQWFTPLREALSAFVESTQQTVTGEVKLKLYKGNIIDAGVTSPYSLYSEEIATFGEDHCYNQADSEGFINLFGLPIKVKAQMELKNGLK; this is encoded by the coding sequence ATGAAAAAATATAACAAAGTGGTTCTTGCATATTCGGGCGGGCTTGATACTTCCGTTATCATCCCATGGCTCAAAGAAAACTACGGTTGTGAGGTAATTGCAGTTGCAGCCGATGTGGGGCAGGGCAAAGAGCTGTCGGGGCTGGAAGAAAAAGCCATCAAAACCGGTGCATCCAAGCTTTACATTGAGGATTTAAAAGATGTATTTGCCGAAGAATTCATTGTCCCCACCATAAAAGCCGGTGCGGTATACGAAGGCAAATATTTGCTGGGCACTTCGTTTGCACGCCCCATCATTGCCAAACGTTTGGTAGAGATTGCAAAAACCGAGGGCGCAGATGCCATTGCGCACGGCTGTACCGGTAAAGGCAACGACCAAGTGCGTTTTGAGCTTGCCATTAAAGCGTTTGCACCCGATATGGCAATTATTGCACCATGGAGGACATGGGAAATTAAAAGCCGTGAAGATGAAATCGCCTATGCCGAGGCAAGAGGCATTCCGCTCCCCATCACCAAAGAAACCAACTATTCCAAAGATAAAAACCTCTGGCATCTTTCTCACGAGGGGTTAGACCTCGAAGACCCTGCCAATGAGCCGGATTACAACAAAGAGGGCTTTTTGGAGATGAGCGTATCCCCCGAAAACGCACCCGATAAAGCAACCTACGTCACACTGTCGTTTGAAAAAGGCACCCCCGTCGCGTTAAACGACGTAAAAATGAAGACAGCAGACATGATTGTAAAACTCAACGAAATCGGCGGTGCAAACGGCATCGGCATCATCGATATGGTAGAAAACCGTTTGGTGGGTATGAAATGCCGCGGCGTGTACGAAACCCCGGGCGGTACCATCCTTTACGCCGCACACAAAAAACTGGAGGAACTCTGCTTAGACCGCGACACCCAGCACTACAAAGAGCAGGTTGCTGTTAAGTTTTCTGAACTGGTTTACTACGGCCAGTGGTTTACCCCGCTGCGTGAGGCACTCTCTGCATTTGTGGAAAGCACGCAGCAGACGGTTACGGGTGAAGTAAAGCTGAAACTTTACAAGGGTAACATCATCGATGCCGGAGTCACCAGCCCGTACTCCCTCTACTCGGAGGAGATTGCAACTTTTGGCGAAGACCATTGCTACAATCAGGCAGATTCGGAAGGGTTTATCAATCTGTTTGGGCTGCCCATCAAGGTAAAAGCGCAAATGGAACTGAAAAACGGGTTAAAATAA
- the argH gene encoding argininosuccinate lyase — translation MALWAGRFKKEVDERVNGFNSSIRFDFRMYKQDIQGSIAHATMLAQQGIIEKSEADLITEGLLGILHDLECGSLEVDDTAEDVHMFIEAELTRRLGDTGKRLHTARSRNDQVALDIRMYLKEECDAVTALLKKLTQTLCMQAEQHLETVLPGYTHLQRAQPITFAHHLMAYAQMLLRDIDRVQAAKTRMDVMPLGSGALAGTTYNLNRGKVAELLGFSAITANSLDGVSDRDFCVDIAGAMSLIMVHLSRFSEEIVLWCSWEFKFIELDDAFATGSSIMPQKKNPDITELVRGKSGRVFGDLIALLTMLKGLPLAYNKDMQEDKEAIFDAVDTVKLCIATMIPMIDTMKVLKQNMRAAAAKGFINATDCADYLVKKGLPFRDAYKITGNLVAYCIDNGKTLETLTFNEYKQAHALFEQDVYEAISLETCVRERKVDGGPSPEAVKTQIQAVGKCLEAM, via the coding sequence GTGGCACTATGGGCAGGGCGTTTTAAAAAAGAGGTGGATGAGCGGGTGAATGGTTTTAACTCCTCCATCCGCTTTGACTTTCGGATGTACAAACAAGATATACAGGGCAGCATTGCACATGCAACCATGCTTGCACAGCAGGGGATTATTGAAAAAAGCGAAGCCGATTTGATTACAGAAGGCTTACTTGGTATTTTGCATGATCTGGAATGCGGCAGCTTAGAGGTAGATGATACCGCCGAGGATGTGCACATGTTTATCGAGGCAGAACTTACCCGCCGCCTTGGCGATACAGGCAAGCGCCTACACACCGCCCGCAGCCGCAACGACCAAGTTGCGCTCGACATCCGCATGTATTTAAAAGAGGAATGCGATGCAGTAACTGCTTTGCTGAAAAAGCTTACCCAAACCTTGTGCATGCAGGCAGAGCAGCACCTTGAAACGGTACTGCCCGGCTACACCCATTTGCAGCGGGCGCAACCTATTACATTTGCGCACCACCTGATGGCGTACGCCCAAATGCTGCTGCGTGACATCGATCGTGTGCAGGCGGCAAAAACTCGTATGGATGTAATGCCGTTGGGCAGCGGTGCACTGGCAGGCACCACCTACAACCTCAACCGTGGCAAGGTTGCCGAGTTACTGGGGTTTAGTGCTATTACCGCTAACAGTTTGGACGGCGTTTCCGACCGCGACTTTTGTGTAGATATAGCCGGTGCAATGTCGCTGATTATGGTACACCTTTCGCGTTTTTCGGAGGAGATTGTGCTGTGGTGCTCGTGGGAATTTAAGTTTATCGAGCTGGATGATGCATTTGCAACCGGTTCTTCGATTATGCCGCAGAAAAAGAACCCCGATATCACCGAATTGGTGCGCGGCAAAAGCGGCAGAGTGTTCGGCGATTTAATCGCCCTGCTCACGATGCTTAAGGGCTTGCCTCTTGCATACAATAAAGATATGCAGGAGGACAAAGAGGCGATTTTTGATGCAGTAGATACTGTAAAGCTGTGTATTGCTACCATGATACCGATGATCGATACCATGAAGGTGCTCAAACAAAATATGCGTGCGGCGGCAGCCAAAGGCTTTATCAATGCCACCGATTGTGCCGATTATCTTGTAAAAAAAGGGTTGCCGTTCCGTGATGCTTATAAAATAACCGGCAATTTGGTGGCTTACTGTATCGACAACGGAAAAACGCTCGAAACACTCACCTTTAACGAATACAAGCAGGCTCATGCCTTGTTTGAGCAGGATGTATACGAGGCAATTAGTTTGGAAACCTGTGTAAGAGAACGCAAGGTAGACGGCGGCCCCTCACCCGAGGCGGTAAAAACGCAAATACAGGCAGTTGGCAAATGTTT